The following DNA comes from Agelaius phoeniceus isolate bAgePho1 chromosome 7, bAgePho1.hap1, whole genome shotgun sequence.
TCCCATTTTCAGTGTTTCTGCCTCTCCAAGACCAGCAGGATCTAGCCCTGGACTCAAGACGAGCCTGAGGACTGGGGTGAACAGGCATGTCCTCCCCACAGAGAGCCTTCGGGCCCAAGCCTCCTTCTCACAGGTCACGCAGGACATCCCCAAGTCAGACAAGACAGTGGCATTTCCCTGGTGTCTTCAGAGTGAGGATCGATCGATGCCTGTGAGGCAAGAGAGCGTGTGAGACCATAACCTCCAATCAGTGCTGGACTGGCCACTCTGTGACATGgcccctccagccctcccagtggACACTGGGGTCTTTCCTCCAGTCCTTGCTTGTATGCAAGCCCTGGGGTAGGAGGGAGGGAAGCTTGGCTGGCATGGGACATCTCAGTggccccctgcagctcctgataCAGCCGCCCCTGTGGGCATCAGGGACAGGGTGAGCAATGCACTGTGATCGGGGGAGGGGGGCAAGGGGGATATCCCATTTGTGGCTAACACACACCATCCCCAGTCCCCTTCTGTGCAGAGCAGGTGGGCATTGCTGGGGGAACTGGTAGGCACAGGCCTGTCCCAACCCATTGCCCACCACCACCCCAAAAAGCATAATTACCTTTGGGAAGCAATTGGGAACTGGAGCCAGCTCCCCCCTCCTCATTTCACCCCTAAAGAGGTGCCACAGTGGGTGTCAGGACCATGCCTATCCATAGCCAGTGAGGATTCACCAGGCAGTgggtgagcagagctggctgcaggtggCCAGGCAGTGTGGTTCCAGTGCCACCTGGGAGCGAGCCCTGTCTCTGGAACAGACAGTTTTGGGGCTGTTGCAAGTGGAGGGGGTGGGAggctctgccagctggggcCCATGGGCTGGCCACATTTTGTTTATGGCTAGTGGTGGGCAGCAGGTCTGGGGTGTGTGAGTGGGGGTCTGTCCGCTCTGTGTCCTTTGGGAATGGCACTGGAGGTGCTCAGGTCTCAGGAGGAGAATGAGGCAAGATAAAAAATAGGCTTTTATCTTGGGGTGCATcacaccccaaaaccctcatCTAGCCCAAAGCCCAGGGACCTGCAAAACCTGCATTCCACATGCTGCCTGAATGGGATTCTGGCAGAGTGTCTCCATGGAAGGTGCCCCCATCCTTCCTCACAGTCACCAGGGATCCCCTGTGATCCTTGTGTACCCCTGGGACAGGCAGTATCTGcgtcctgctgtccccacctgGGCACCCAGCGCTACcagaccccagccccagcctcctccATCCCCCAGGACCACTTTGGATGGGGCAGAGGCAGGTgacccagcagcagggaggggacaggcaCACAGCAATGGGGGGGTGGTGCCTACCTGAAGTGGAGAGAAATTGAGGGTGCAAGTGGAGAGAGATGGAGCACCGTGGGCTAAGAGCTAAGAGCATCAATACCTGCAGGAGTGAGCACAAGGGCCTGCAGGATGTCAGAGAGGGAGACGATGCCCCGCGGGTAGTGGTTCTCATCCACCAGAACCAGGCGATGGACCTGTGGGTGCGGGCAGAGCATCACGGGCAGGCTGGGCAGCTGGCAGCCGTGGCTGGCACACAGCACCCCGGCCACTCACCTGCTCCTTGGCAATGCGGTCAATTATGTCCTCCATGGGTTCGTGGGGGTAGCAGGTGAGGACCCCCTCCAGGCAGACAGTGCGCTGCCGCAGCGCCTCCCTCACACTGATGTCCAGGTTGTTGTAGGTCTTCTGGGCTGCCAGGTGCTGTGATAGATGTGTCCCCATTCAGCGCCCCAAGGTGTCCTTGCACCCCATTGTGCCACCACAGAAGGGACGCTGAGCCCAGGAGATGCACAGAGCAGATGTGCACTGGCACATACATGACACTGCATGTGGGGTGGGTTGGCATGGGCACAGACAGGTATAAGCACCCCACCAGTGCATGGAAGGGGCCAAACTTGAGCCTGGGCATGCACACATGCAGGGTACTCACAATGACATCAAACCGCGAGTACAGGCCAACCACCTGCCCTGCAAAGAGAAAcagtgcaggggctgcagaagggACCACCTGCCATTTTCCTCCCATACCCAAGGGGCAGCCCAGGGGCCAGGAGAGGGGTTCTGGTcagggatggtgctggagctgctaGCAGAGGGAGATGAGGACGTCACTTTTTCCCTCCCCAGGTACCAGCATCATTGATGACAGGCAAGGCAGAGACACGGCGATCCACAAAAATCTCCAAGGCAGTGTAGACTGGGGCAGACTCAGCCACGACGGCCAGATCACGGAAGGTGCCAATGCACAGTTCCTGCACTGTTTTCTTCAGGAAGCGTGGCTTGGGGATGGTAGAAGCCTTCaatgggacagggcagggctgggctggcacctgCATGTACCTTGACACCCTTGCCTGTGACACCAGCCATGAGTGTGCACAAACAACCCCAGCACTCACAAAGATGTGGAGGAACTTGAGGATGCGCTTGTGCGTTAGGATGTGCAGGACATTGCCCGAGACAGGCTCAATGACAGGCAGGCGGTGGATCTTGTGCTTGATCAGGGAGTAGACAGCATCGAAGAGGCTGTGGGTGATGTGGACATCATTGTGGGACAGGGCTGTGTTCAGGTGCACACACACCCCACTGCAAGGGGTGTGCTCTCCCCCAGTGGACAGGCTCTCACCTATTGCTCGGAGAGATGTAGACCAGTGGCTGGAGGGAGCCCTGCAGGTACACCTCTGCCAACAGGGAGAGCTATGAGAGGAGGTCCTCCAGCCCTCTCTTGCAGCCCCACAATCCCAGAGCCCACCTCCATGCCCTGTGTGACAACATCAGCCCAGCCACCCACATGATTTTTACCTCTCCAGGTCTCAATCTTGTGCTCTTCCACCTCGTAGATCTGCACCTGGAGGCAGGGAAATGCCCTGGTCATGGTGGCTCTATGGTGGCACTCTGAGACACTGCCCCCTTCCTTGGGCATCGTGCCCCATCACCCAAACACAGGGATTACATTTTGGGGGCAGGGGAGCAACAAGTGGATGCTGATCTGGCCGGGAATCATCCCCTGGTCATTGTCTAGCGATTAAGAAGGGATCAGGAGTGGTGGGGACAGCCACTCCCTGTCCCATGCGTGTCCCGATCCCCCAAGCCCTCCTCGTGGCACTCACCAAAGGTGAGCGGTAGTAGCGGTGGAGGATGTTGATGAAGTCGGTGATGGTGAGCATCCCTGTGGAGACACGTGGGGCTGGCAGCGCTGCCTGTACCCGCTCTGCCAGGCAGGGGATGGGGCCAGGCATTGCTTCTGCCACTCACCCACAAAGCTCTGCGTCTTGCTGTCCCACAGAGGGGCAGCACGAACCCCGTTGGCCACCAGTGCCAAAAAAG
Coding sequences within:
- the PRKAG3 gene encoding 5'-AMP-activated protein kinase subunit gamma-3, producing MEQLRGPAASQVALLEAVACPEEEGFPKAVCPGEEEEEEEEYRRPVTFTLGNEILGLGPETEFQTPDAEVYMHFLRSHCCYDAIPTSCKLVVFDISLEIKKAFLALVANGVRAAPLWDSKTQSFVGMLTITDFINILHRYYRSPLVQIYEVEEHKIETWREVYLQGSLQPLVYISPSNSLFDAVYSLIKHKIHRLPVIEPVSGNVLHILTHKRILKFLHIFASTIPKPRFLKKTVQELCIGTFRDLAVVAESAPVYTALEIFVDRRVSALPVINDAGQVVGLYSRFDVIHLAAQKTYNNLDISVREALRQRTVCLEGVLTCYPHEPMEDIIDRIAKEQVHRLVLVDENHYPRGIVSLSDILQALVLTPAGIDALSS